One Castanea sativa cultivar Marrone di Chiusa Pesio chromosome 4, ASM4071231v1 DNA window includes the following coding sequences:
- the LOC142630851 gene encoding photosynthetic NDH subunit of subcomplex B 4, chloroplastic, which yields MAEAVMGFTIIKPHIHSSIHTTKLEANPCSRLPRQCSSTGLFNGWQQLEGRKSKRSSLCKANALPDWPLMAVLVEHMDGQRDLVTHKFVWHLSDQAIKNVYAFYIMFTCWGCLFFSAMKDPFYDSEQYRGDGGDGTGNWVYEKQDDIEESARAELWREELIEEIEQKVGGLRELEEAGKKEELIK from the exons ATGGCTGAAGCTGTCATGGGCTTTACCATTATCAAACCACATATCCATAGTTCTATCCATACAACAAAATTGGAAGCAAATCCATGTTCAAGATTG CCTAGACAGTGTTCGAGTACTGGACTTTTTAATGGGTGGCAGCAG CTTGAGGGCAGGAAGAGCAAAAGATCCTCTTTATGTAAAGCAAATGCTCTCCCTGATTGGCCTCTGATGGCAGTTCTAGTTGAACATATGGATGGCCAAAGAGACCTTGTAACCCACAAATTTGTTTGGCATCTTAGCGACCAAGCCATAAAGAACGTTT ATGCTTTTTACATCATGTTCACTTGTTGGGGATGCTTGTTCTTTAGTGCCATGAAG GATCCTTTCTATGATTCGGAGCAATATAGGGGGGATGGAGGAGATGGTACTGGAAATTGGGTCTATGAGAAG CAAGATGATATTGAAGAATCTGCAAGAGCTGAGTTGTGGCGTGAGGAGCTGATTGAGGAGATTGAGCAGAAGGTTGGAGGTCTGCGAGAGTTGGAGGAAGCTGGCAAGAAGGAGGAGCTTATCAAGTGA